From the Flavobacterium galactosidilyticum genome, one window contains:
- a CDS encoding PQQ-dependent sugar dehydrogenase, whose amino-acid sequence MKKCIIPCLFLFSLLTVSCEAQVKPNDIPVKEDSKNYKLETVAAAIAIPWGMVWLPDGSMLVTEKSGTLYHIKNGSKTDVTNVPKVYSRGQGGLLDIALHPKYAENGWIYMTFASDEGEGTGGNTKLIRAKLLNGSLTQIESLYKATPNTTKGQHFGSRITFDNDGYLYFSVGERGDHFVNPQDIKRDGGKIYRLNDDGSIPKDNPFLGQAGAKEAMYTYGNRNPQGMAKNPITGEIWAHEHGPKGGDEINIIKKGANYGWPLVTYGIDYDGTTISKESEKKGIEKPLYYWVPSIAPSGMAFVTSDKYPDWKGHLLVGSLKFEYLELLKLKGNEVIERQKIATGVGRVRNVAQGPDGYIYMGVEGKGIVKIIPN is encoded by the coding sequence ATGAAAAAATGTATAATTCCTTGTCTCTTTTTATTTTCTTTACTTACTGTTAGTTGTGAAGCGCAGGTAAAACCGAACGACATACCAGTAAAAGAAGATTCAAAAAACTACAAATTAGAAACTGTAGCCGCTGCTATTGCAATTCCTTGGGGAATGGTTTGGTTGCCTGATGGAAGCATGCTAGTAACTGAAAAAAGCGGTACACTTTACCACATTAAAAACGGTTCAAAAACAGACGTTACAAACGTTCCAAAAGTATATTCCCGTGGACAAGGTGGATTGTTAGACATTGCTTTACATCCTAAATATGCAGAAAACGGATGGATTTACATGACTTTTGCATCAGATGAAGGCGAAGGAACAGGTGGTAACACTAAACTTATTAGAGCAAAGTTATTAAACGGAAGTCTGACTCAAATCGAATCGCTTTACAAAGCCACTCCCAACACTACAAAAGGACAGCATTTTGGCTCCAGAATCACATTTGACAACGATGGTTATCTGTATTTTTCAGTTGGCGAAAGAGGAGATCATTTTGTAAATCCTCAAGATATAAAACGAGATGGTGGAAAAATTTATCGATTAAATGATGATGGTAGTATTCCAAAAGACAATCCTTTTCTAGGTCAAGCTGGAGCTAAAGAAGCAATGTATACCTATGGGAATAGAAATCCACAAGGAATGGCAAAAAACCCCATAACAGGTGAAATTTGGGCACATGAACATGGACCAAAAGGTGGTGATGAAATTAATATCATAAAAAAAGGTGCTAATTATGGATGGCCTTTAGTTACTTACGGAATCGATTATGACGGAACGACAATTAGTAAAGAAAGTGAGAAAAAAGGAATTGAAAAACCTCTTTATTACTGGGTTCCATCTATCGCACCAAGCGGAATGGCTTTTGTGACCAGTGATAAATATCCAGATTGGAAAGGCCATTTGTTAGTAGGTTCTCTAAAATTTGAATACTTAGAATTATTAAAATTAAAAGGAAACGAAGTTATTGAAAGGCAAAAAATTGCAACTGGAGTTGGTCGAGTTCGTAATGTCGCTCAAGGACCAGATGGTTACATTTATATGGGAGTTGAAGGAAAAGGAATTGTAAAAATCATACCAAATTAA
- a CDS encoding c-type cytochrome, with protein MLVTKLILGFKIIVLGTISFNNPFHKDTYSDINPKGSTVSKFQNPGKEIYTDFCIQCHGSNGKGDDKNFPPLAGSDWLTAKRTQSIAAVKFGQSGAIIVNKKNYNGSMPAMGLSNEEIADVMNYVMTSWGNKQSKIVTEKEVEAIAKK; from the coding sequence ATGCTAGTAACGAAATTAATTTTAGGATTTAAAATAATAGTACTAGGAACTATCTCCTTTAATAATCCTTTCCATAAAGATACTTATAGCGATATAAACCCCAAAGGTAGCACTGTATCAAAATTCCAAAACCCTGGAAAAGAAATATACACTGATTTTTGTATTCAATGCCATGGTTCTAATGGTAAAGGCGACGATAAGAACTTCCCTCCTCTTGCGGGATCAGACTGGTTGACTGCAAAGAGAACTCAAAGTATTGCTGCTGTAAAGTTCGGGCAAAGTGGTGCTATAATTGTAAACAAAAAAAACTACAATGGCAGCATGCCGGCAATGGGACTTTCGAATGAGGAAATCGCTGATGTGATGAATTACGTGATGACTTCTTGGGGTAATAAGCAATCTAAAATTGTGACAGAAAAAGAAGTTGAAGCTATTGCAAAAAAATAA
- a CDS encoding TonB-dependent receptor family protein, which yields MQKDTVALSTIILKGSPIKLSLQNAAASVAVITSVDINKTDGIILTPVLNKIPGITMQQGALNTNRITIRGIGARSQYGTNKIKAYFDGIPLTSGEGETTIEDIDLASIEKIEIIKGPNTTSFGSGLGGVIQLFSKETPLMEKFGKSTVTFGNFGLLQQRLSAGFSDSKTNLYASHNDIAIDGFRTNSSYKRKSFNLQGKQKISSNGNLSFLGTFTRLKAFIPSSINETDLKNNPEKAASTWAAAKGFESYDKLMLGLGYDHQFSEKWSLQTSVFSNFKKAYEPRPFDILEDKTSSVGFRTNVNYATQLFLMPIEFSFGTELLKENYEFSLFKNLYQSQPGKGSIQGDEFSAINQNRNYSNYFLQMELWLTGKLHLETGVAFNKTKYALEDVFDKNSVAQKTPFTFGSIWSPRMGLSYKVSNGKNMFIAVSKGFSVPAVSETLTPAGQINTDLKPEIGVNYEMGFKGNWLENKLYTEVTFYSTQITNLLVARRTADDQYVGINAGSSSHTGIEFLLNYKLLDDKLFQITPYISGAVNDFKFKEFIDNDVDYSGNQLTGVPENQLNFGLDVITKYGFSVNTSFRTMAKIPLNDSNTKYSEGYSLLDIKTTYAFIILQVLKTELNAGINNVFNTKYAANILPNAVGFGSAAPRYFYPGNPINYYGGLSVAYLF from the coding sequence GTGCAGAAAGACACGGTAGCACTGTCAACAATTATTTTGAAAGGTTCTCCCATAAAACTCTCTCTTCAGAATGCTGCTGCTTCAGTAGCCGTAATTACTAGTGTTGACATTAACAAAACGGATGGGATTATATTAACTCCTGTTTTGAATAAAATCCCAGGGATTACTATGCAACAAGGCGCTTTGAATACTAATAGAATTACTATTCGTGGAATTGGCGCAAGATCGCAATATGGTACAAATAAAATAAAGGCATATTTTGATGGAATTCCACTTACTTCTGGCGAAGGCGAAACTACAATTGAAGATATTGATCTCGCTTCAATCGAGAAAATCGAAATTATAAAAGGACCTAATACTACTAGTTTTGGTTCTGGATTGGGAGGAGTGATTCAGTTGTTTTCAAAAGAAACTCCTTTAATGGAAAAATTTGGAAAATCAACAGTTACTTTTGGAAATTTCGGATTGTTGCAACAAAGGCTTTCTGCAGGCTTTAGTGATTCTAAAACTAATTTGTACGCTAGCCACAATGATATTGCGATAGATGGGTTTAGAACCAACAGCTCCTACAAGAGGAAATCCTTTAACTTGCAAGGAAAACAAAAAATCAGTTCTAATGGGAATTTATCTTTTCTGGGAACTTTTACGCGCTTGAAGGCTTTTATTCCAAGTTCTATAAACGAAACAGATTTAAAAAATAATCCTGAAAAAGCCGCAAGTACTTGGGCTGCTGCAAAAGGATTTGAATCCTATGATAAATTGATGCTGGGATTGGGATATGATCATCAATTCTCAGAAAAATGGTCACTACAAACCAGCGTTTTTTCTAATTTCAAAAAAGCGTATGAACCTAGACCATTTGATATTTTAGAAGATAAAACTAGTTCTGTTGGCTTTCGTACGAATGTGAATTATGCGACACAATTATTTTTGATGCCTATCGAGTTTAGTTTCGGAACTGAACTACTAAAAGAAAATTACGAATTCTCACTTTTTAAAAACTTATATCAATCACAGCCTGGTAAAGGAAGTATTCAAGGAGACGAGTTCAGTGCTATCAACCAAAACAGAAACTATAGCAATTATTTTTTACAAATGGAGCTGTGGCTTACTGGAAAACTCCATCTTGAAACTGGAGTAGCCTTCAATAAAACAAAATATGCTTTAGAAGATGTTTTCGATAAAAATAGTGTGGCTCAAAAAACACCATTTACTTTTGGAAGTATTTGGTCGCCTCGAATGGGTTTGTCATACAAAGTAAGTAATGGAAAAAACATGTTTATAGCAGTCAGTAAAGGATTTTCGGTTCCTGCAGTTTCAGAAACACTAACTCCTGCAGGTCAAATAAATACTGATTTAAAACCAGAAATAGGTGTGAATTACGAAATGGGATTCAAAGGAAATTGGCTCGAAAATAAACTATACACCGAAGTTACTTTTTATAGCACACAAATTACAAATCTACTAGTAGCACGACGTACGGCTGATGATCAATATGTGGGGATTAATGCTGGTAGTAGTTCGCATACTGGAATAGAGTTTTTATTGAATTATAAACTTTTAGACGATAAACTATTCCAAATCACACCTTATATTTCTGGTGCAGTTAATGATTTTAAATTCAAGGAATTTATAGATAATGATGTTGATTATTCGGGTAATCAATTAACGGGAGTTCCTGAAAATCAATTAAATTTTGGATTGGATGTAATCACAAAGTACGGTTTTAGCGTAAACACTTCCTTCCGAACGATGGCAAAAATTCCATTGAATGATTCCAATACAAAGTATAGCGAAGGATATTCATTGCTTGATATTAAAACTACTTATGCGTTTATAATTCTTCAAGTTTTAAAAACAGAACTGAACGCAGGAATTAATAATGTATTTAATACTAAATATGCAGCTAATATTTTGCCTAACGCAGTTGGTTTTGGTTCTGCTGCACCACGGTATTTTTATCCTGGAAATCCTATCAATTATTACGGAGGTTTATCAGTAGCCTATCTTTTTTAA
- a CDS encoding polysaccharide deacetylase family protein: MKNSISILFLGLFLLVGCQSGTKEAKPESAVENDTVSVKKIETKKVMADAATILSKKEVPILCYHNIREFSNTASDVMKTNTVKPAAFAAQMKTLSDAGYHTILPEQLYNYLAFDGPLPEKPIMITFDDTRIDQFTNGAAEMKKYGFKGVFFIMTVAINRPGYMTKEEIKSLSDDGHVIASHTWDHHMVTKYSGEDWNTQFVKPKAKLEDIIGKPVTDFAYPFGLWNTAAIPELKKSGHKMAYILSTKRDSIDPLYTIRRIIISGTSSTQGMVKSIESSFK; this comes from the coding sequence ATGAAAAATAGTATTTCGATCCTTTTTTTAGGACTTTTTTTACTAGTTGGTTGCCAATCAGGAACAAAAGAAGCAAAACCTGAATCAGCTGTTGAGAATGATACGGTTTCAGTCAAAAAAATTGAGACTAAAAAGGTGATGGCAGATGCAGCGACAATTCTATCTAAAAAAGAGGTACCGATATTATGCTACCATAATATTAGAGAATTTAGCAATACGGCAAGCGACGTGATGAAAACTAATACGGTAAAACCTGCTGCATTTGCCGCTCAAATGAAAACATTATCGGATGCTGGTTACCATACGATTCTGCCGGAACAGTTATACAATTATCTCGCATTTGATGGCCCTTTACCAGAAAAACCTATTATGATTACTTTTGACGATACTAGAATAGATCAATTCACCAATGGTGCTGCCGAAATGAAAAAATACGGCTTTAAAGGGGTGTTTTTCATCATGACAGTTGCTATTAATCGTCCAGGGTACATGACTAAGGAAGAGATAAAAAGCTTGTCTGATGATGGACACGTTATAGCATCTCATACGTGGGATCACCACATGGTAACTAAATATTCGGGCGAAGATTGGAATACACAATTTGTTAAACCAAAAGCAAAACTAGAAGATATTATTGGTAAACCAGTAACGGACTTTGCTTATCCTTTTGGTTTATGGAATACAGCAGCAATACCAGAACTAAAAAAGAGCGGTCATAAAATGGCTTACATTTTATCAACTAAAAGAGATTCTATTGATCCACTATATACCATCAGACGTATTATAATTTCAGGAACGTCTTCCACTCAGGGAATGGTAAAATCTATTGAATCCTCTTTTAAGTAA
- a CDS encoding inorganic phosphate transporter, producing MEQIYIIMLIALGVLAIIDLMVGVSNDAVNFLNSAIGSKAISFKTTMIVASLGVLVGALFSSGMMEIARSGIFVPSMFSFDDVMIIFLAVMISDILLLDVFNSLGLPTSTTVSIIFELLGAAVCLALYKIYTSDETLDHLGMYINTKKASTIVYSILLSVILSFSLGSLIQYISRLIFTFHYEKKLKYFGAIFGGVAISAITFFILIKGLKDVSFISKEQSKWITTHQLLILGVNFAFFLALSQILISYFKVNILKVIILIGTFALALAFAGNDLVNFIGVPIAAFNSYEILQTSGLSGDKLMMGALANDDIVAPFYFLLLAGIVMVVTLWTSKKARSVIETELSLSRQSEGVEKFTPNTASRFIVRFGVYIGQAINVFLPKKLQIKIDSRFINVEKSTKKSNDEPAFDMVRASVNLMVASILIAIGTSLKLPLSTTYVTFMVAMGSSFADRAWDRESAVYRIAGVFKVIGGWFFTAIIAFVLALIMAYILKVGEVFAFVGLLLMLGIMLYKSSRKHKEKVKNEEEVKSLRREDIGTVKDMITESSAQISKVFRKTSALYSNLVDNLGLEDLAKLKENKKDQKKLEKEIDELKSNVFYLIKNLDDNSVEASKFYILILGYLQDMVQSIDFITSNSYSHVNNNHKRLKFNQIKGLKIIDKQLQQLLLSLEESFKNEDFNTIDHILNDKQILLDTVSELITKQIKTIRTTETSPKNSKLYFALLLEANDLVKSITNLLELFKEFNKLNK from the coding sequence ATGGAGCAGATTTACATAATAATGTTGATTGCATTAGGGGTTTTGGCAATAATTGATTTAATGGTTGGCGTGAGTAATGACGCGGTGAATTTTTTAAATTCTGCGATAGGATCAAAAGCAATTTCATTTAAAACTACAATGATTGTTGCAAGTTTAGGTGTTTTAGTTGGGGCACTGTTTTCTAGTGGGATGATGGAAATTGCTAGAAGTGGAATCTTTGTACCTAGTATGTTTAGTTTTGATGATGTCATGATTATTTTCCTTGCGGTAATGATCTCTGATATTTTGTTACTAGATGTTTTCAACTCATTGGGATTGCCAACATCTACTACTGTATCTATTATTTTCGAATTATTAGGAGCCGCAGTCTGTTTAGCGCTTTATAAAATTTACACTTCTGATGAGACATTAGACCATTTAGGAATGTACATCAACACTAAGAAAGCTTCTACGATTGTTTATAGTATATTACTCTCTGTGATTTTATCGTTCTCTTTAGGTAGTTTAATTCAATATATTTCAAGGCTTATATTTACTTTTCACTACGAAAAAAAGCTAAAGTATTTTGGCGCCATTTTCGGCGGTGTTGCTATTTCAGCCATCACATTTTTTATATTAATCAAAGGATTAAAAGATGTTTCATTTATAAGTAAAGAGCAATCCAAATGGATAACTACACATCAGTTACTAATTTTAGGTGTTAATTTTGCATTCTTCCTAGCACTTTCTCAAATATTGATCAGTTATTTTAAAGTCAATATTTTAAAAGTAATTATTCTGATTGGAACATTTGCTTTAGCATTGGCTTTTGCTGGAAACGACTTGGTAAACTTTATTGGAGTGCCAATTGCCGCGTTTAATTCATATGAAATTTTACAGACAAGTGGTCTTTCTGGAGATAAATTAATGATGGGTGCTTTAGCAAATGATGATATTGTAGCTCCATTTTACTTTTTACTTTTGGCTGGTATTGTAATGGTAGTCACATTATGGACGTCAAAAAAAGCACGAAGTGTTATCGAAACTGAATTAAGTTTATCAAGACAAAGTGAGGGTGTCGAGAAGTTTACACCTAACACTGCTTCTCGTTTTATTGTTAGATTTGGAGTTTACATCGGTCAAGCGATTAATGTTTTTTTACCAAAAAAATTACAAATAAAAATTGATAGCCGATTTATCAATGTCGAGAAATCAACGAAAAAGTCAAATGACGAACCTGCTTTTGACATGGTAAGAGCGTCAGTAAACTTAATGGTTGCAAGTATTTTGATTGCAATTGGTACATCATTGAAACTACCGTTGTCCACAACCTATGTAACTTTTATGGTAGCAATGGGTAGTTCATTCGCCGATAGAGCTTGGGATAGAGAAAGTGCAGTTTATAGAATTGCAGGTGTTTTTAAAGTTATTGGAGGTTGGTTTTTTACAGCAATTATCGCATTCGTATTAGCTTTAATCATGGCTTATATTTTAAAAGTTGGTGAAGTTTTCGCTTTCGTTGGTTTACTCCTTATGTTAGGAATCATGCTTTATAAAAGTTCTAGAAAACATAAAGAAAAGGTTAAAAACGAAGAAGAAGTTAAAAGCTTACGCAGAGAAGATATAGGAACTGTAAAAGACATGATTACCGAAAGTTCAGCGCAAATTTCTAAAGTATTTCGTAAAACGAGTGCCTTATACTCCAACTTAGTTGACAACTTAGGCTTAGAGGATTTAGCTAAATTAAAAGAAAATAAAAAAGACCAGAAGAAGTTAGAAAAGGAAATTGATGAGTTAAAAAGCAATGTATTTTACTTAATAAAAAATCTAGATGACAATTCAGTTGAAGCCAGTAAATTCTACATTCTGATACTGGGTTATTTACAGGATATGGTTCAATCTATTGATTTTATTACTTCTAATAGTTACTCTCATGTAAATAACAATCATAAGAGATTAAAATTCAATCAAATCAAAGGATTGAAAATAATTGATAAGCAACTGCAGCAATTGCTGCTTTCGCTAGAAGAGAGTTTTAAAAATGAGGATTTTAACACAATTGATCATATTTTAAATGACAAGCAAATTTTATTAGATACGGTTTCTGAATTGATTACTAAGCAAATAAAAACGATTCGTACTACTGAAACAAGTCCGAAAAACAGCAAGTTGTATTTCGCTTTATTACTGGAAGCAAATGATTTAGTGAAGTCTATTACGAATTTATTAGAGTTATTTAAAGAGTTTAATAAGTTGAATAAATAG
- a CDS encoding murein hydrolase activator EnvC family protein → MPKFLLSLIFICTTSLVWSQDSQQEKLEARKAQIQKEIRENEKLLQSVKSKEKSAVNVVVIQSTKIKLKENLINTTEKQTKLISNDMYINQMQINKLKKELAELKEDYAKMILKSYKSRSEESRAMFILSSENFLQAYKRAQYMKQYTGYRKMQGEEIKTKSEKLTVFNNKLDVQKTAKQKLIAENEKERLSLEKEKQEQQKLVNILKKDKTKISREIGKKQQEYRTIDRQINKLIREAIAAANRKAALEKAKANPSAPVSKAAVSSSKIELTPEAKIIADNFRANRGRLPYPVEKGYVSLGYGNQTHPLFNTITVHNSGVEITTDRGATARAVFGGEVTSVIVLSPVNKAVMIQHGDYFTVYQNLSSVSVSKGDKVGIKQSIGTVRTNGETGKTVIKFLILQNTTYNNPEGWLSGR, encoded by the coding sequence ATGCCAAAATTTCTCCTAAGCCTTATTTTTATATGTACGACTTCATTAGTGTGGAGTCAGGATTCTCAACAAGAAAAATTAGAAGCAAGAAAAGCTCAAATTCAAAAAGAAATTCGAGAAAATGAAAAATTATTGCAAAGTGTAAAGAGCAAAGAAAAATCAGCTGTTAACGTAGTGGTTATTCAAAGCACGAAAATAAAGCTAAAAGAAAATTTGATAAATACTACTGAAAAGCAAACTAAATTGATTAGTAATGACATGTATATTAATCAAATGCAGATTAATAAACTAAAAAAAGAGCTAGCTGAACTAAAAGAAGATTATGCTAAAATGATTTTAAAATCATATAAAAGCAGGTCCGAGGAAAGTAGAGCTATGTTTATATTATCATCAGAAAATTTTTTACAAGCATATAAAAGAGCGCAGTATATGAAGCAATATACTGGTTATAGAAAAATGCAAGGAGAGGAAATAAAAACCAAGTCGGAAAAGCTAACTGTTTTTAATAATAAACTAGACGTCCAAAAAACAGCTAAGCAAAAATTAATTGCTGAAAATGAAAAAGAACGACTATCACTAGAAAAAGAAAAGCAAGAGCAACAGAAATTGGTTAATATTCTTAAGAAAGATAAAACTAAAATCTCTAGGGAAATTGGTAAGAAGCAACAAGAATATAGAACAATCGACAGGCAGATTAATAAATTAATTCGTGAAGCTATTGCTGCTGCCAATAGAAAAGCAGCGTTAGAAAAAGCAAAAGCGAATCCTAGTGCTCCAGTTTCTAAAGCAGCTGTATCATCTTCTAAAATTGAATTGACTCCTGAAGCTAAAATTATTGCAGATAATTTTAGAGCCAATAGAGGAAGATTACCTTATCCAGTGGAGAAAGGTTACGTGTCTTTAGGGTATGGAAATCAAACGCATCCTTTGTTTAATACGATTACAGTACATAATAGTGGTGTAGAGATTACTACAGATCGAGGTGCCACAGCAAGAGCAGTTTTTGGTGGTGAAGTAACTAGTGTTATCGTTTTATCACCAGTAAACAAAGCGGTAATGATACAACACGGAGATTACTTTACGGTGTATCAAAACCTTAGTTCTGTAAGTGTGAGTAAAGGTGATAAAGTAGGAATTAAGCAAAGCATTGGTACGGTAAGAACTAATGGAGAGACGGGAAAAACGGTTATTAAATTCTTAATTTTACAAAATACGACCTATAACAACCCTGAAGGTTGGTTGTCAGGAAGATAA
- a CDS encoding DUF4292 domain-containing protein, translated as MKKIALLVALTVFTVSCKTKAIAVAASNEPVKEANYMTAKKIIENYYNNKTQFSTLYIKSSARYVDDKQTQNVSAEIKIKKDEQILVSIRVLGITMAKALITPTSVSYYEKLGGKYFEGDFTSLSQWLGTDLDYNKIQNMLLGQAIDDLTKGKYLESLLDQTYRLDDASNKNTKKSFFLDADKFLVQKQEITQTAEERMIKVAYADSKVYNEATLPSSVLINTFQKKGNTEINLQYNSVSFNEELSFPYSVPKGYKRIIIK; from the coding sequence ATGAAAAAAATAGCACTATTAGTAGCACTTACGGTTTTTACTGTTTCATGTAAAACAAAAGCTATAGCAGTTGCGGCAAGTAATGAACCTGTTAAAGAGGCTAATTATATGACTGCCAAAAAAATAATAGAAAATTATTACAACAATAAAACTCAATTTTCTACATTATATATTAAGTCAAGTGCGCGATATGTTGATGATAAGCAGACTCAGAATGTTTCTGCAGAGATCAAAATCAAGAAAGATGAACAAATATTAGTAAGCATTCGCGTCTTAGGAATAACAATGGCTAAAGCCTTGATTACGCCTACATCTGTGAGTTATTATGAAAAGTTGGGAGGAAAATATTTTGAAGGTGATTTTACTAGCTTAAGCCAATGGTTAGGAACAGACTTGGATTACAATAAGATCCAAAATATGTTATTAGGGCAAGCTATTGATGATTTGACAAAAGGGAAATATTTAGAATCGCTGCTAGATCAAACCTATAGATTAGATGATGCGTCGAATAAAAATACAAAGAAATCATTCTTTTTAGATGCAGATAAATTTTTAGTTCAAAAACAAGAAATCACACAAACTGCTGAAGAGCGTATGATTAAAGTTGCTTACGCCGACAGCAAGGTTTACAACGAGGCTACATTGCCTTCATCGGTTCTTATTAATACATTTCAGAAGAAAGGAAATACTGAAATTAATCTACAATACAACTCAGTGTCTTTCAACGAAGAACTTTCTTTTCCTTATAGTGTCCCAAAAGGGTACAAAAGAATTATAATTAAGTAA
- a CDS encoding tetratricopeptide repeat protein: MKRPFYMILFLVLQCNSALLWAQTEPEEIKLDTDQFQEFFYESLLQKGIENYDKAIVALDKADKFKPNNATVNYELGKNYLALKDYKNAYNYFENAAKIDPKNKWFWVGMYDVTYETKNFDQGIAVINKLIEFDNKYKEDLASLYMATKQLEKALVLIQELDDTYGKSDRRELFKSQILSNGKFQNVEIKNLVSLIEKYPSEEANYISLIFLYSKNNEEVKAFDIVKKLEKAIPNSEWAQVTLFKNYLDANNGPKAISAMNTVLASSKIDSKIKHRILNEFLIFSEKNPQYSSDLEKAVGYFDNDKSVEVRVEIGKYFHSKKQFDKAIKYYEKSISDKSEESVQTNFLLLQALSENKQFDVVVKKAVVMVETFPTQPQFYYYAGMAYNQLKEFKKAKDLLEMGMDYVVENKELEINFNIQLGEAYSGLGDSKKKELFFSKANQLLKEKK, from the coding sequence ATGAAAAGACCGTTTTACATGATTTTATTTCTGGTTTTGCAATGCAATTCGGCTTTGCTTTGGGCGCAAACGGAGCCAGAGGAAATTAAGTTGGATACGGATCAATTTCAAGAGTTTTTTTATGAATCGTTACTTCAAAAAGGAATTGAGAATTATGATAAAGCGATAGTCGCTTTGGATAAGGCTGATAAATTTAAGCCCAATAATGCAACGGTTAATTACGAGTTAGGGAAAAACTATTTAGCATTAAAGGATTATAAAAACGCCTATAATTATTTTGAAAATGCCGCCAAAATAGATCCAAAAAATAAATGGTTCTGGGTAGGAATGTACGATGTAACGTACGAAACTAAAAATTTCGATCAAGGAATTGCTGTAATCAATAAACTAATCGAATTTGATAATAAGTACAAAGAAGATTTGGCATCGCTTTATATGGCTACAAAACAGTTAGAAAAAGCATTGGTTTTAATTCAGGAACTTGATGATACTTACGGAAAATCAGACAGAAGGGAATTGTTTAAAAGCCAAATTCTGTCAAATGGGAAATTTCAGAATGTAGAGATTAAAAATTTAGTTTCATTAATAGAAAAATATCCTAGCGAAGAGGCTAATTATATCAGTTTGATATTTTTGTATTCTAAAAATAATGAAGAAGTAAAAGCTTTTGATATCGTCAAAAAGTTAGAAAAAGCAATCCCAAATTCAGAGTGGGCACAAGTTACTTTATTCAAAAATTATTTAGATGCTAATAATGGTCCGAAAGCGATAAGCGCTATGAATACTGTTTTAGCTAGTTCCAAAATCGATTCTAAAATTAAACATAGAATCTTAAATGAGTTTCTGATTTTTTCAGAAAAAAACCCGCAGTATTCAAGTGATTTGGAGAAAGCCGTTGGTTATTTTGACAATGATAAATCAGTTGAAGTTAGAGTGGAAATAGGAAAATATTTCCACTCTAAAAAGCAATTTGATAAAGCCATAAAATATTACGAAAAATCAATAAGTGACAAGTCTGAGGAATCTGTTCAAACGAATTTCCTTTTGCTTCAAGCATTAAGTGAAAATAAACAATTTGATGTTGTAGTAAAAAAAGCAGTGGTGATGGTTGAAACTTTCCCAACTCAACCACAGTTTTATTATTATGCTGGTATGGCCTATAATCAGTTAAAGGAATTTAAAAAAGCAAAAGATTTATTGGAAATGGGCATGGATTATGTAGTGGAGAACAAGGAATTAGAAATAAATTTCAATATTCAATTAGGAGAAGCCTATAGTGGTTTAGGCGATAGTAAGAAAAAAGAGTTGTTTTTCTCTAAAGCCAATCAATTATTAAAAGAAAAAAAATAA